In one window of Tripterygium wilfordii isolate XIE 37 chromosome 1, ASM1340144v1, whole genome shotgun sequence DNA:
- the LOC119983034 gene encoding calmodulin-binding transcription activator 2-like isoform X1, producing MAENRRYITNQHLDLDQILQEAQYRWLRPVEICKILQNYQRFQLTHDPPDRPAGGSLFLFDRKVLRYFRKDGHCWRKKKDGKTVKEAHEKLKTGSVDVLHCYYAHGEDNEYFQRRCYWMLDGLLEHIVLVHYRDVKEKSSSGSRLLADPDSHLESPQTSSGPCFSQAAPPTMVPTSFVSSSNRVDWNEHTLAAEFEDVNSGDDFGTYAIETYFTTGMDKHYLHSSRLVPPPSFVAFKTSSGHVNGLPDQRVFAEKPSAADFFTPRLTDARSVDDSPIRSSVASRDSLITDIGGAQELTTASQRGQVSVEHGFNMLNPPVDDYFSPERELRYTNCGNGGVNGKELGKLKKLDSFGRWMDQEIGGDFDDSLMASDSGNYWKTLDPVNGDKEVSSLSQIMQLDTSSMDPSLSQEQLFSISDFSPDWAFSGVETKVLIVGTFLGSKKLSNGTKWGCMFGEIEVLAEVLTDNAIRCHAPSHAPGRVSFYITCRNRLACSEVRYFEYRDVPLASVPIKTVLEEEVQLQMCLAKLLNLSPEQKLFICSNMECEECRLKNSICSMMNDCEKDLGTVEETFNSLEFDGERLSSRDKLIQNLLKDKLCEWLLCKVHDGNKALRVMDDEGQGVIHLAAALGYEWAMGLFAAANINPNFRDAKGRTALHWAALFGREGTVIELVRLGADPMTVTDPTPLSPGGQCAADLASSRGHKGIAGYLAEAYLTRQLSSLSVNHNVDDRGLEEKLSAKEPLAAVRRSTQRVALIQQAYNAYSFSERKVAKISDEALEVSLDLAALGSLNKVQKISHYQDYLCSAALKIQQKYRGWKGRKDFLKIRNRIVKIQAHVRGHQVRKQYMKVIWSVSIVEKAILRWRRKGAGLRGFKVEKRIGDVLSKSDKSDEYDFLRISRRQKFAGVEKALARVKSMVRSAEGRDQYMRLVTRFENMKMYDESSSASQQGENVQEVKTEKDFNEI from the exons ATGGCTGAGAATAGAAGATACATTACCAATCAACATTTAG ACCTAGATCAGATCTTGCAAGAAGCACAATACCGCTGGCTTCGTCCAGTTGAAATTTGTAAAATACTTCAGAACTACCAGAGGTTCCAGTTGACTCATGATCCACCTGACCGGCCAGCAG GTGGTTCTTTATTCTTATTTGACAGAAAGGTGCTTCGTTATTTTCGTAAAGATGGTCACTGCtggaggaagaaaaaagatggGAAAACTGTCAAAGAAGCCCACGAAAAGTTGAAG ACTGGAAGTGTGGACGTGCTCCATTGTTACTATGCCCACGGGGAGGACAATGAGTACTTTCAGCGACGATGTTATTGGATGCTTGATGG GCTGTTAGAGCACATTGTACTTGTGCATTACAGAGATGTCAAAGAG AAATCATCTAGTGGCTCACGTTTGTTGGCAGATCCAGATTCTCATCTTGAAAGCCCTCAAACAAGCTCTGGCCCTTGCTTTTCTCAGGCAGCCCCTCCTACAATGGTTCCTACATCTTTTGTGTCAAGTTCCAATAGAGTTGATTGGAATGAGCATACATTAGCTGCAGAGTTTGAAGATGTTAATTCTGGGGATGACTTTGGGACGTATGCAATTGAGACCTACTTCACAACTGGAATGGACAAACACTATCTTCATTCTTCCAGATTGGTCCCACCTCCATCTTTTGTGGCTTTCAAAACCTCAAGCGGACATGTTAATGGTTTGCCAGACCAGAGAGTTTTTGCCGAAAAGCCTAGTGCTGCTGACTTTTTTACTCCTAGACTAACAGATGCTAGATCGGTTGATGACAGCCCTATTCGGAGTAGTGTGGCTTCTCGAGATAGTTTGATCACTGACATAGGAGGTGCCCAGGAACTGACAACTGCTTCACAAAGAGGACAG GTGTCAGTGGAGCATGGTTTTAACATGTTAAATCCTCCTGTCGATGATTATTTTTCTCCAGAAAGAGAACTCCGTTATACTAATTGCGGCAATGGTGGTGTAAATGGTAAAGAATTGGGAAAGCTAAAGAAACTTGACAGTTTTGGGAGATGGATGGATCAAGAAATTGGTGGAGACTTTGATGATTCATTGATGGCTTCTGACTCTGGCAATTATTGGAAAACACTCGATCCTGTGAATGGAGACAAGGAAGTTTCCAGCTTATCACAAATTATGCAATTAGATACTAGCTCAATGGACCCTTCCCTTTCCCAAGAACAGTTGTTCAGTATTAGTGATTTCTCCCCAGATTGGGCTTTTTCGGGAGTTGAAACAAAG GTTTTAATTGTTGGTACATTCCTGGGAAGCAAGAAGCTTTCAAATGGAACTAAGTGGGGCTGTATGTTTGGTGAAATTGAAGTGTTGGCTGAAGTTTTAACTGATAATGCCATTCGATGTCATGCTCCTTCACATGCTCCTGGGCGTGTTTCATTCTACATCACCTGCAGGAACAGGCTAGCTTGCAGTGAGGTGAGGTACTTTGAATATCGTGATGTTCCACTGGCCTCTGTTCCTATTAAAACTGTTCTGGAGGAGGAAGTGCAATTGCAAATGTGTCTAGCAAAATTGTTAAATTTGAGCCCAGAGCAAAAGTTGTTTATTTGCTCTAATATGGAATGTGAGGAATGTAGGCTGAAGAACAGTATATGTTCAATGATGAATGATTGTGAAAAAGATTTGGGAACAGTTGAAGAGACTTTTAATTCTTTGGAGTTTGATGGTGAGCGCTTGAGCTCCAGAGATAAGTTGATCCAGAATTTGCTAAAGGACAAACTCTGTGAGTGGCTACTATGTAAAGTTCATGATGGGAATAAAGCTTTGCGAGTTATGGATGATGAAGGCCAAGGAGTTATACACCTTGCAGCTGCTCTTGGTTATGAATGGGCCATGGGCCTTTTTGCTGCTGCCAACATAAATCCCAATTTCAGAGATGCAAAAGGAAGAACAGCACTTCACTGGGCTGCATTGTTTGGGAG AGAGGGAACAGTCATTGAACTTGTGAGATTGGGTGCAGATCCAATGACTGTTACGGATCCAACACCCTTGTCTCCTGGAGGACAATGTGCGGCTGACTTGGCATCAAGTAGAGGACATAAAGGGATTGCAGGATACTTGGCGGAAGCATATTTAACCCGTCAACTTTCTTCCCTATCTGTCAACCATAATGTGGATGATAGGGGACTCGAAGAGAAGCTTTCAGCAAAAGAGCCTCTGGCTGCTGTTAGAAGATCAACTCAAAGAGTGGCATTAATTCAACAAGCTTATAATGCTTATTCATTCAGTGAAAGAAAAGTGGCTAAGATCAGTGATGAGGCATTGGAAGTCTCTCTTGACCTAGCTGCTCTCGGCTCTTTAAACAAGGTCCAAAAGATAAGCCATTATCAGGATTATTTATGCTCTGCGGCTCTAAAGATCCAGCAGAAATATCGTGGCTGGAAGGGAAGAAAAGACTTCTTGAAGATCCGCAATCGAATAGTGAAAATTCAG GCTCACGTCAGGGGACATCAAGTTCGTAAGCAATATATGAAGGTCATTTGGTCGGTTAGTATTGTGGAAAAGGCAATATTGCGTTGgagaaggaaaggagctggacTGCGAGGATTCAAGGTGGAGAAAAGAATTGGAGATGTGCTATCAAAGAGTGATAAGAGCGATGAATATGATTTTCTGCGGATCAGCCGCAGACAGAAATTTGCTGGAGTTGAAAAAGCCCTTGCAAGAGTGAAGTCAATGGTTCGTTCGGCAGAAGGGCGTGATCAGTATATGAGGCTAGTCACAAGATTTGAGAATatgaag ATGTATGATGAGAGCAGCAGTGCATCTCAGCAAGGTGAAAATGTGCAGGAGGTTAAAACAGAGAAAGATTTTAATGAAATTTAG
- the LOC119983034 gene encoding calmodulin-binding transcription activator 3-like isoform X2, with product MLDGLLEHIVLVHYRDVKEKSSSGSRLLADPDSHLESPQTSSGPCFSQAAPPTMVPTSFVSSSNRVDWNEHTLAAEFEDVNSGDDFGTYAIETYFTTGMDKHYLHSSRLVPPPSFVAFKTSSGHVNGLPDQRVFAEKPSAADFFTPRLTDARSVDDSPIRSSVASRDSLITDIGGAQELTTASQRGQVSVEHGFNMLNPPVDDYFSPERELRYTNCGNGGVNGKELGKLKKLDSFGRWMDQEIGGDFDDSLMASDSGNYWKTLDPVNGDKEVSSLSQIMQLDTSSMDPSLSQEQLFSISDFSPDWAFSGVETKVLIVGTFLGSKKLSNGTKWGCMFGEIEVLAEVLTDNAIRCHAPSHAPGRVSFYITCRNRLACSEVRYFEYRDVPLASVPIKTVLEEEVQLQMCLAKLLNLSPEQKLFICSNMECEECRLKNSICSMMNDCEKDLGTVEETFNSLEFDGERLSSRDKLIQNLLKDKLCEWLLCKVHDGNKALRVMDDEGQGVIHLAAALGYEWAMGLFAAANINPNFRDAKGRTALHWAALFGREGTVIELVRLGADPMTVTDPTPLSPGGQCAADLASSRGHKGIAGYLAEAYLTRQLSSLSVNHNVDDRGLEEKLSAKEPLAAVRRSTQRVALIQQAYNAYSFSERKVAKISDEALEVSLDLAALGSLNKVQKISHYQDYLCSAALKIQQKYRGWKGRKDFLKIRNRIVKIQAHVRGHQVRKQYMKVIWSVSIVEKAILRWRRKGAGLRGFKVEKRIGDVLSKSDKSDEYDFLRISRRQKFAGVEKALARVKSMVRSAEGRDQYMRLVTRFENMKMYDESSSASQQGENVQEVKTEKDFNEI from the exons ATGCTTGATGG GCTGTTAGAGCACATTGTACTTGTGCATTACAGAGATGTCAAAGAG AAATCATCTAGTGGCTCACGTTTGTTGGCAGATCCAGATTCTCATCTTGAAAGCCCTCAAACAAGCTCTGGCCCTTGCTTTTCTCAGGCAGCCCCTCCTACAATGGTTCCTACATCTTTTGTGTCAAGTTCCAATAGAGTTGATTGGAATGAGCATACATTAGCTGCAGAGTTTGAAGATGTTAATTCTGGGGATGACTTTGGGACGTATGCAATTGAGACCTACTTCACAACTGGAATGGACAAACACTATCTTCATTCTTCCAGATTGGTCCCACCTCCATCTTTTGTGGCTTTCAAAACCTCAAGCGGACATGTTAATGGTTTGCCAGACCAGAGAGTTTTTGCCGAAAAGCCTAGTGCTGCTGACTTTTTTACTCCTAGACTAACAGATGCTAGATCGGTTGATGACAGCCCTATTCGGAGTAGTGTGGCTTCTCGAGATAGTTTGATCACTGACATAGGAGGTGCCCAGGAACTGACAACTGCTTCACAAAGAGGACAG GTGTCAGTGGAGCATGGTTTTAACATGTTAAATCCTCCTGTCGATGATTATTTTTCTCCAGAAAGAGAACTCCGTTATACTAATTGCGGCAATGGTGGTGTAAATGGTAAAGAATTGGGAAAGCTAAAGAAACTTGACAGTTTTGGGAGATGGATGGATCAAGAAATTGGTGGAGACTTTGATGATTCATTGATGGCTTCTGACTCTGGCAATTATTGGAAAACACTCGATCCTGTGAATGGAGACAAGGAAGTTTCCAGCTTATCACAAATTATGCAATTAGATACTAGCTCAATGGACCCTTCCCTTTCCCAAGAACAGTTGTTCAGTATTAGTGATTTCTCCCCAGATTGGGCTTTTTCGGGAGTTGAAACAAAG GTTTTAATTGTTGGTACATTCCTGGGAAGCAAGAAGCTTTCAAATGGAACTAAGTGGGGCTGTATGTTTGGTGAAATTGAAGTGTTGGCTGAAGTTTTAACTGATAATGCCATTCGATGTCATGCTCCTTCACATGCTCCTGGGCGTGTTTCATTCTACATCACCTGCAGGAACAGGCTAGCTTGCAGTGAGGTGAGGTACTTTGAATATCGTGATGTTCCACTGGCCTCTGTTCCTATTAAAACTGTTCTGGAGGAGGAAGTGCAATTGCAAATGTGTCTAGCAAAATTGTTAAATTTGAGCCCAGAGCAAAAGTTGTTTATTTGCTCTAATATGGAATGTGAGGAATGTAGGCTGAAGAACAGTATATGTTCAATGATGAATGATTGTGAAAAAGATTTGGGAACAGTTGAAGAGACTTTTAATTCTTTGGAGTTTGATGGTGAGCGCTTGAGCTCCAGAGATAAGTTGATCCAGAATTTGCTAAAGGACAAACTCTGTGAGTGGCTACTATGTAAAGTTCATGATGGGAATAAAGCTTTGCGAGTTATGGATGATGAAGGCCAAGGAGTTATACACCTTGCAGCTGCTCTTGGTTATGAATGGGCCATGGGCCTTTTTGCTGCTGCCAACATAAATCCCAATTTCAGAGATGCAAAAGGAAGAACAGCACTTCACTGGGCTGCATTGTTTGGGAG AGAGGGAACAGTCATTGAACTTGTGAGATTGGGTGCAGATCCAATGACTGTTACGGATCCAACACCCTTGTCTCCTGGAGGACAATGTGCGGCTGACTTGGCATCAAGTAGAGGACATAAAGGGATTGCAGGATACTTGGCGGAAGCATATTTAACCCGTCAACTTTCTTCCCTATCTGTCAACCATAATGTGGATGATAGGGGACTCGAAGAGAAGCTTTCAGCAAAAGAGCCTCTGGCTGCTGTTAGAAGATCAACTCAAAGAGTGGCATTAATTCAACAAGCTTATAATGCTTATTCATTCAGTGAAAGAAAAGTGGCTAAGATCAGTGATGAGGCATTGGAAGTCTCTCTTGACCTAGCTGCTCTCGGCTCTTTAAACAAGGTCCAAAAGATAAGCCATTATCAGGATTATTTATGCTCTGCGGCTCTAAAGATCCAGCAGAAATATCGTGGCTGGAAGGGAAGAAAAGACTTCTTGAAGATCCGCAATCGAATAGTGAAAATTCAG GCTCACGTCAGGGGACATCAAGTTCGTAAGCAATATATGAAGGTCATTTGGTCGGTTAGTATTGTGGAAAAGGCAATATTGCGTTGgagaaggaaaggagctggacTGCGAGGATTCAAGGTGGAGAAAAGAATTGGAGATGTGCTATCAAAGAGTGATAAGAGCGATGAATATGATTTTCTGCGGATCAGCCGCAGACAGAAATTTGCTGGAGTTGAAAAAGCCCTTGCAAGAGTGAAGTCAATGGTTCGTTCGGCAGAAGGGCGTGATCAGTATATGAGGCTAGTCACAAGATTTGAGAATatgaag ATGTATGATGAGAGCAGCAGTGCATCTCAGCAAGGTGAAAATGTGCAGGAGGTTAAAACAGAGAAAGATTTTAATGAAATTTAG
- the LOC119983034 gene encoding calmodulin-binding transcription activator 3-like isoform X3, which yields MVPTSFVSSSNRVDWNEHTLAAEFEDVNSGDDFGTYAIETYFTTGMDKHYLHSSRLVPPPSFVAFKTSSGHVNGLPDQRVFAEKPSAADFFTPRLTDARSVDDSPIRSSVASRDSLITDIGGAQELTTASQRGQVSVEHGFNMLNPPVDDYFSPERELRYTNCGNGGVNGKELGKLKKLDSFGRWMDQEIGGDFDDSLMASDSGNYWKTLDPVNGDKEVSSLSQIMQLDTSSMDPSLSQEQLFSISDFSPDWAFSGVETKVLIVGTFLGSKKLSNGTKWGCMFGEIEVLAEVLTDNAIRCHAPSHAPGRVSFYITCRNRLACSEVRYFEYRDVPLASVPIKTVLEEEVQLQMCLAKLLNLSPEQKLFICSNMECEECRLKNSICSMMNDCEKDLGTVEETFNSLEFDGERLSSRDKLIQNLLKDKLCEWLLCKVHDGNKALRVMDDEGQGVIHLAAALGYEWAMGLFAAANINPNFRDAKGRTALHWAALFGREGTVIELVRLGADPMTVTDPTPLSPGGQCAADLASSRGHKGIAGYLAEAYLTRQLSSLSVNHNVDDRGLEEKLSAKEPLAAVRRSTQRVALIQQAYNAYSFSERKVAKISDEALEVSLDLAALGSLNKVQKISHYQDYLCSAALKIQQKYRGWKGRKDFLKIRNRIVKIQAHVRGHQVRKQYMKVIWSVSIVEKAILRWRRKGAGLRGFKVEKRIGDVLSKSDKSDEYDFLRISRRQKFAGVEKALARVKSMVRSAEGRDQYMRLVTRFENMKMYDESSSASQQGENVQEVKTEKDFNEI from the exons ATGGTTCCTACATCTTTTGTGTCAAGTTCCAATAGAGTTGATTGGAATGAGCATACATTAGCTGCAGAGTTTGAAGATGTTAATTCTGGGGATGACTTTGGGACGTATGCAATTGAGACCTACTTCACAACTGGAATGGACAAACACTATCTTCATTCTTCCAGATTGGTCCCACCTCCATCTTTTGTGGCTTTCAAAACCTCAAGCGGACATGTTAATGGTTTGCCAGACCAGAGAGTTTTTGCCGAAAAGCCTAGTGCTGCTGACTTTTTTACTCCTAGACTAACAGATGCTAGATCGGTTGATGACAGCCCTATTCGGAGTAGTGTGGCTTCTCGAGATAGTTTGATCACTGACATAGGAGGTGCCCAGGAACTGACAACTGCTTCACAAAGAGGACAG GTGTCAGTGGAGCATGGTTTTAACATGTTAAATCCTCCTGTCGATGATTATTTTTCTCCAGAAAGAGAACTCCGTTATACTAATTGCGGCAATGGTGGTGTAAATGGTAAAGAATTGGGAAAGCTAAAGAAACTTGACAGTTTTGGGAGATGGATGGATCAAGAAATTGGTGGAGACTTTGATGATTCATTGATGGCTTCTGACTCTGGCAATTATTGGAAAACACTCGATCCTGTGAATGGAGACAAGGAAGTTTCCAGCTTATCACAAATTATGCAATTAGATACTAGCTCAATGGACCCTTCCCTTTCCCAAGAACAGTTGTTCAGTATTAGTGATTTCTCCCCAGATTGGGCTTTTTCGGGAGTTGAAACAAAG GTTTTAATTGTTGGTACATTCCTGGGAAGCAAGAAGCTTTCAAATGGAACTAAGTGGGGCTGTATGTTTGGTGAAATTGAAGTGTTGGCTGAAGTTTTAACTGATAATGCCATTCGATGTCATGCTCCTTCACATGCTCCTGGGCGTGTTTCATTCTACATCACCTGCAGGAACAGGCTAGCTTGCAGTGAGGTGAGGTACTTTGAATATCGTGATGTTCCACTGGCCTCTGTTCCTATTAAAACTGTTCTGGAGGAGGAAGTGCAATTGCAAATGTGTCTAGCAAAATTGTTAAATTTGAGCCCAGAGCAAAAGTTGTTTATTTGCTCTAATATGGAATGTGAGGAATGTAGGCTGAAGAACAGTATATGTTCAATGATGAATGATTGTGAAAAAGATTTGGGAACAGTTGAAGAGACTTTTAATTCTTTGGAGTTTGATGGTGAGCGCTTGAGCTCCAGAGATAAGTTGATCCAGAATTTGCTAAAGGACAAACTCTGTGAGTGGCTACTATGTAAAGTTCATGATGGGAATAAAGCTTTGCGAGTTATGGATGATGAAGGCCAAGGAGTTATACACCTTGCAGCTGCTCTTGGTTATGAATGGGCCATGGGCCTTTTTGCTGCTGCCAACATAAATCCCAATTTCAGAGATGCAAAAGGAAGAACAGCACTTCACTGGGCTGCATTGTTTGGGAG AGAGGGAACAGTCATTGAACTTGTGAGATTGGGTGCAGATCCAATGACTGTTACGGATCCAACACCCTTGTCTCCTGGAGGACAATGTGCGGCTGACTTGGCATCAAGTAGAGGACATAAAGGGATTGCAGGATACTTGGCGGAAGCATATTTAACCCGTCAACTTTCTTCCCTATCTGTCAACCATAATGTGGATGATAGGGGACTCGAAGAGAAGCTTTCAGCAAAAGAGCCTCTGGCTGCTGTTAGAAGATCAACTCAAAGAGTGGCATTAATTCAACAAGCTTATAATGCTTATTCATTCAGTGAAAGAAAAGTGGCTAAGATCAGTGATGAGGCATTGGAAGTCTCTCTTGACCTAGCTGCTCTCGGCTCTTTAAACAAGGTCCAAAAGATAAGCCATTATCAGGATTATTTATGCTCTGCGGCTCTAAAGATCCAGCAGAAATATCGTGGCTGGAAGGGAAGAAAAGACTTCTTGAAGATCCGCAATCGAATAGTGAAAATTCAG GCTCACGTCAGGGGACATCAAGTTCGTAAGCAATATATGAAGGTCATTTGGTCGGTTAGTATTGTGGAAAAGGCAATATTGCGTTGgagaaggaaaggagctggacTGCGAGGATTCAAGGTGGAGAAAAGAATTGGAGATGTGCTATCAAAGAGTGATAAGAGCGATGAATATGATTTTCTGCGGATCAGCCGCAGACAGAAATTTGCTGGAGTTGAAAAAGCCCTTGCAAGAGTGAAGTCAATGGTTCGTTCGGCAGAAGGGCGTGATCAGTATATGAGGCTAGTCACAAGATTTGAGAATatgaag ATGTATGATGAGAGCAGCAGTGCATCTCAGCAAGGTGAAAATGTGCAGGAGGTTAAAACAGAGAAAGATTTTAATGAAATTTAG